A stretch of DNA from Deinococcus seoulensis:
GAACGCCCGCCGCCGCCGCAGCAGGTCGCTGATGGTGCTCTGCGGAATGCCGGTGGCGGCGGCCAGTGCCTGCTGCGTCAGGGGCCGCTGCTGGAGCAGGAAGGCCAGCATGTCCGGTCCGTCTGCGTCTGGTACCGGGAATCGCCGGGTCTCGTACGCCGTGATGCGCTGCGTCAGCAGTTCCGCCAGCGGGTCCAGCGGGTGGGGTCCCTCGCCCTTGACCTCGAAGTCGAAGGTGTACAGGAACGCGGTGGCGCGCGCCAGATCATCGTCGGTGCGGATGTCCATGAAGAATTCGGGAGCCAGCCCGCTCAGCTCCTGGAAGGACCGCGTGATTTCCGGAAAGTTCGTCATGGTCACCTCAACTCCTTCGTCCAGGCGTCGTACTGTCGGTGGGTGTACACACCCACAATGTAGAAGCGTCTTCCGGCAAAGTTCGGGCGGACGATCAGGCGGTACCGGTTGCCGCTGATGTCGAACACGAGGAACCCCTGCACCCAGTCGGCGCTACCGAAGTCCGTTTTCACGTCGGCGAACGAGGCGTACTCGCGCGCGCGGACCAGCCGGTACCACTCGCGCAGGGGCTTCTCGGCGTCCGGGTGCTCGGTCCAGAACGCGATCAGCACGGCCAGCGTCAGCGCGTTCATGCCCATGCCCACGATTATAGCATGGTGCTATATCACGCCCGCCCCCTTACTTCCTCCAGCGTGTCCCGCACCAGCAACTCCCCGTCGCGGTACACGGTGCGCAGCAGGCTGCCGGGGAAGTCGGTATCAAACGTCCTGTACGCCTTCGTGACCATTCGGCCGCCTTCCTGCACGAGGTCGAGGACGCCGTCCTTGCTGCGTTTGCCGGGGTCGGTGACGGGATCCTTGTAGATGCCCCGGTACTCGCCGTCGATCAGGCCGGCGCTGGCCTTGTACGCGAAGCGCTGGGTGTCCCGGTCGACTTTCTGGAGGAGGGCGCCGCCCATGCCAAAAGACACGTTCTCGGCGCTGTAGCCGTCCACATCCAGGTTGTCGAGGATCT
This window harbors:
- a CDS encoding helix-turn-helix domain-containing protein — translated: MTNFPEITRSFQELSGLAPEFFMDIRTDDDLARATAFLYTFDFEVKGEGPHPLDPLAELLTQRITAYETRRFPVPDADGPDMLAFLLQQRPLTQQALAAATGIPQSTISDLLRRRRAFTADHARKLGAFFQVSPGMFL
- a CDS encoding type II toxin-antitoxin system HigB family toxin produces the protein MGMNALTLAVLIAFWTEHPDAEKPLREWYRLVRAREYASFADVKTDFGSADWVQGFLVFDISGNRYRLIVRPNFAGRRFYIVGVYTHRQYDAWTKELR